TCTTCCTTATGCAGCATCTCTAAAACCACCACTCTCctccagagtccagaccacatttACCACATCTAAATAACTTCTTTGTGCtcttaatgtttgtttaatatttgttcAAATCActctttttgttgcttttgtttaatatttttattaataatcatGTCTTATTTCATCCAAACACTTAAATCTCCAGACCTTCCTTTATCAAAGGTATGTTGTTCTTAACACAGTGAACATTTAACaacagtaattaattaatataaatgtcataTATCATGTTAACATAACAGAGATTCTACATTAATCTATCTGGATGAAATAAACATGGACATGAACTCACTCAGTGGGACTCATTTAGTGAACTTCAATCATTTAATGAGCGGCCAATCTGAAGGTTTACATAAGAAATTCAAATACTGGTTTTGAAGGACCAGCAcagtttttcctcctgttttcatttcaggaTCTGGTTCAAAGCTGATAGAGAAATTATGACCCTAATACGAGGATGTAGCTGGGACAGTTTATCTCCTGAAACCCCACAAAGCaaagtgtttctgttcacagcagagaaacatttgtctccatcttttccacttttttccCTCCATGTCGTCACAGAGAAATTAGCTGAGTTTTCTGccatttcttgtttttacacCACAATTTTATTGATGTCCTCAGTCAAtgaaacagagaccagagtcCTACAAACAGGAACCATATCAAGAACTGATTCTGTCAAATACACATATTTAGTCAGACTTGAGATTAtttcattgattcatttttattcaccTCACAGCCAAACACTCCTGGATTGATCTGTTTTAATCCAGACTTTGTTCAAACCTTGTTTGTCTGAGGTGGAattaaatctgtctttacaGTCTATACGTCACCAGGGTTTTAGgaataattttattataatatatcaGAGGAAATGCTGCATTTAGTTAAATCAGAAGCCACAGTAACTCATGTTGTGTGTTAGGGTTAGTAATAATTATCTTACTGTTTATCTAGaacactttcatttcatttacagattatacttaaaggaacaatatgtagcACTGACACCAAGTGTTTCAAAGTGGTACTGCAGAACAAATTCAAGCTATTtgacagagctgaagctgaaaatTTGGTGTAAATATCTTCTgacaagttttttttctttcagctgcagtaatgttaatgtgaaacttATCAATTATGACGCACTAAAAAcattcaaggagaaaaacagctgtcagtttaGTTTGATGGTTTACGGTTGGTTCTGTCAGTACAGTTTGTCAATGAATCCACACTGGTCTATATTTgtatagaaataataaagtgctgctggtttctgtgcTATTTTATCTTGACCTCCTGGAATGAAATGAGCAGCTCACTTGTTGTTTTAGGTTCAGAAATCATGTCGTTTCCTAGTGTGTAGTTCATGGTACCTTTATTTAAAGTGGAATGAATTTACTGAGTCATTAgactttaatgaattaaaacaaattaaagttaataaaacgCTCAGAAACATGTAAGAACACAACAAAGggttaaacacacagtttctctctaaaaCCGCTCCTGTTCCTGGAATGAACCAAAGCCTGATGACCCTCCCTTTACTTCCTGctctcaaacacagtgagctCCACTCTGTCCATTTACTTCTTTGTTCCCTCCTCTTCAGATCTACAGTTTGAGCTCTGATctcaacaacatgtgtttgtgcagtgaatggagtCTATCAGCTCTTACACTTCACCACATGTTGGTTCCACCCATCCtcaacattgaaataactgccttcctctgtgttggtacatgactctgaaataaaagatttgtcaacagcattgtcacataaacatctactgtagagaatcttatctgtaggtttagtgaagtttggtactgtaaattcaaatgaaataaaaaaatggtcagatatctgcactaagaactaaatcagatagaaactctgagaattcagttaaaaactcagagtaagggacaggaggacggtacacaataacaaacaggactggtttttgatttttccagttaggatcagagaggctaagagtgaagctctcaaatgaattcaaactatgtttagttttggggttgattaacaaacttgagttgaagattgctgctactcctccaccccgacctgtgtttctaggaacatgataattaacatgacttgagggggtcgactcattcagagagacatattcatcctgctgcagccaggtttcagtaagacagaataagtctatttgatggtcaattatcaaatcatttactaacagggatttagacgagagagatctgatatttaaaagtccacatttgattgttgtctttttattttgttctgagaggagtcatctttatttttattaggtttttatgaatcactcctcttgttggttcttgatataaataatttaggtactcggggagcagacactgtctctatagggttaTAGTAGGTTTGGGGGGGTGACGcctgtaaggaagctgcagagaggtgtgtaagactgcgtctctgcgtcctgggctccactctgacatgtcagggtttaggtcgtctaataaactctgtcatattcctagagagttgagacgaaccatctaaagtgggatggatgccgtctcttctaatcagcccaggttttctccaaaacgatttccaattgtctatgtagccgacgttgttagcgggacaccacttagacagccagcagTTAACTGATgacatgcggctaaacatgtcatccctggtcagattgggaaggggcgtttgttgaatatttctttgaatggatttgtctgctgatgtttttcttccactgcatatgaacagaaatcacaacatATTTCTTAGAAATCAAACCTAGAAATTGATGGTTCTGTATCAAAGGGATGTTGTTCTGAACATTGTGTAAATTGAAATGGAGTAAATTTGACAGATctaataaaacaggaaatactgtgatgacaagaagtaaagatgctgtttatcttttgttcccATAACTGAGAGTCTTCATTAAACCAACTCAGTAAGTAAAAACAACTCAACCAAATATACATGATATATAAAATTACATACATTCCTGTGTACTTGTGTGGCCTGTGTACTTTACCGGACCATCAGCAaactgtagaaacacacaccCTGATGGattgtttagtttagtgttgCCGTAGATTTCAGTCAAGCAAATCTCAGAGCTGTGCTCCCGAAATTTCATCAAAATGTGGACTTTGCAATCAAAGGGGAAAACATACATTATGTTGTTTACACAAACATCCATCTGGCAGAGTGCTCAGAGAATATGCAGCTGGcagatgttttcattaacatcttcaacatctctcTGAGCACCACTGTTGTACCCTAGTGCTTTAAGACAACAACCATCGTCCCTGTGGCGAAGAAACCATCTGTATCCTGCCTCAATGATTACCGTCCCATTGCACTCACtcccatcatcatgaagtgcttcgagaggcttATCATGAGGCATATAAAGACCCTGCTGCATGTAACACTGGATCCACTGCAGTTCACATACCGCTCAATACGCTGCACAGATGATGCCATCTCCACCACACTCCACCTAGCCCTCACTCACCTAGAAAACAAGGACTCGCATGTacgaatgctgttcatagactttAGTTCAGCATTCAACACTATCAATTACCAACACAAGAAAGAGAAGCTGAGCCTGTTGGGCAGGAACACCTTCCTTTGTAACTGGTTCCTGGACGTCTTGACTGGAAGACCTCAGACAGTCTAGAGGGCAAACGCACAATGCACAGCTCGAACCATATCATAAAGTTCGCTGATGACATGACcgtggtgggtctcatcagcaagaacaaCGAGTTAGCATACAGAGAGGTGGTGGAGAAGTTAACGTACTGGTGTAAAGTCAACAACCTGTCTctaaacatacacaaaacaaaagagatgaTTGTTAACTTCAGGAGGACACAACACGGCCACTTCCCCCTTGACATCCACGGCTCCTCCGTGGAGATCGTAGAGAGCACCAAATTCCTTGGTGTTCACTTGGcagagaacctcacctggtccCTCAACACCAGCTCCATAACAAAGAAAGCCGAGGAAGGGACCAAGCCAACTACTATTGAAGTAGTTCAATAGTCTGAAAATGCTAAACATGTAGATACAGTTCATTGTAAAGTGAACACTCTGTTGTTTGCTGCCATTTGGAGGACAACTTAATATACACTGGAAAAGTTTAATTGTTCAAAAATATATGCTTTATGTTGTGatatgtttttactcatttatttttatttattttattcatcttattttattatttggaatgtctgcattatcattttaactggctgcagtgtttacatctggggtattcaactaaaatttaaagaggtccggttacgcaatatttttggaagcaaaggtccagaagattataaaCTATTTACCGCAATagattatcaagtagcctgcataTAATCAATACCTGACTGTCAACTCAAGATCCTGGTagactggtcatactgggctctgagaccaGCAACTTTCTGtaatcacacttcagatttaaTTGGGTATGtatgttcaaaacctttgtgttttgtctcataatgctgtttgacattggcacttttaataagagccacagtttctgaaaatatcaaacacactggtttagtgctcccagtgggtaatatgaacagaaaggagtctgttcattctggattaaaaactctgttttcactgtccactttttggacacttttatatttatctcttcctttctcagtcactgtcgtctgtatctctcctctctgtcgtctgtgtctctctcctctctgtcgtctgtatctcttctctctgtcgtctgtatctctctcctctctgtcgtctgtctctctcctctctgtcgtctgtctctctctcctctctgtcgtctgtctctctcctctctgtcgtctgtctctctcctctctgtcgtctgtctctctcctctctgtcgtctgtctctctctcctctctgtcgtctgtctctctcctctctgtcgtctgtatctctcctctctgtcgtctgtctctctctcctctctgtcgtctgtatctctcctctctgtcgtctgtctctctctcctctctgtcgtctgtctctctcccctctgtcgtctgtatttctcctctctgtcgtctgtatctctcctctctgtcgtctgtctctctctcctctctgtcgtctgtatctcttctctctgtcgtctgtctctctcctctctgtcgtctgtatctctctcctctctgtcgtctgtctctctctcctctctgtcgtctgtatctctctcccctctgtcgtctgtatctctgctctctgtcgtctgtatctctcctctctgtcgtctgtctctctcctctctgtcgtctgtatctctctcccctctgttgtctgtatttctcctctctgtcgtctgtctctctcctctctgtcgtctgtatctcttctctctgtcgtctgtctctctcctctctgtcgtctgtatctctctcctctctgtcgtctgtctctctctcctctctgtcgtctgtatctctctcccctctgtcgtctgtatctctgctctctgtcgtctgtatctctgctctctgtcgtctgtatctctcctctctgtcgtctgtctctctcctctctgtcgtctgtatctctcctctctgtcgtctgtatctctcctctctgtcgtctgtctctctctcctctctgtcgtctgtatctctctcctctctgtcgtctgtctctctcctctctgtcgtctgtctctctcctctctgtcgtctgtatctctcccctctctgtcgtctgtctctctctcttctctgtcgtctgtatctctctcctctctgtcgtctgtctctctctcctctctgtcgtctgtctctctctcctctctgtcgtctgtatctctctcctctctgtcgtctgtatctctcctctctgtcgtctgtctctctcctctctgtcgtctgtctctctctcctctctgtcgtctgtctctctctcctctctgtcgtctgtatctctctcctctctgtcgtctgtctctctcctctctgtcgtctgtatctctctcctctctgtcgtctgtctctctcctctctgtcgtctgtatctctcctctctgtcgtctgtctctctcctctctgtcgtctgtatctctcctctctgtcgtctgtctctctcctctctgtcgtctgtatctctctcctctctgtcgtctgtatctctcctctctgtcgtctgtctctctctcctctctgtcgtctgtatctctcctctctgtcgtctgtatctctcctctctgtcgtctgtatctcctctctgtcgtctgtctctctcctctctgtcgtctgtatctctcttctctctgtcgcctgtatctctcctctctgtcgtctgtctctctcctctctgtcgtctgtatctctcctctctgtcgtctgtatctttcctctctgtcgtctgtatttctcctctctgtcgtctgtatctcttctctctgctaTTACAATGGCAAAACCTATTAATAATATGCTAAAATGAAAgtttactgttttttgtttaaagctATAAAACgtctgtgttttaataacattaacaacattaagTTGTAAATCTCAGTTTTAGCTGCACAAAAAAAGTGATTCAAACTGTTAAATCTATGTGTATTTAGACATATAAGGCATTGAtgaatactatatatatatactatatgtaTATAGTTTGAGGTGACAGTCAGTGTTAGTGATTCTCACTGATCACTGACCGGAGGTTTTTAGAGTTTGTTCTTCTCTTATTGAAACTTGAATTATCCATGTTTCACGTGTGTTCCGGTTTGTTTTGCACTAATTTTAGTTTGTGTCGCCATCTACTGGTGTTCATGTGCAGCACAGGATGTTTtgaagtttatattttatagggACCCTGTAATGGCAGCACGTTTTCCTTATGTctaagaaaatacaaaaaacaaacgtcttttttgtaataaaactaaaatattacaaaaactGCTGTGTGGTGTTACAGATACTTTAATCTATCTGTGGTTTAAGCAGTTTTCCATTAATTGTAGATGAATTGAGAATTCAGTGGTTCTACTCATGGTTCTGTTTGTCCACGTGTTGAGGTTTCCTGTAATCATATATGTGCATCTGTAATCAAAACAGTAATTTCTCCGTCCCTATCAGTCCTGCTTTGAACGTGAACTGAGAGAACTAATTCTCTGCAGGAAGAGGTTGATTAGAGCAGTTGAAACTTTTCAACTCGACCAGGAAATAACTTCTTGTTATAAGAAGGTAGACTTGGTAGACTTTTAATCTGAGGGTTCagggttcaagtccctgttcAGGTGATTGCATCTTACAGTTATGTTTGGGTGTTCCAACTTTGGGGAACTTTGAAcccatttgtgaaaacaccacCATGCTAGACTTCCTTTATTgtagcggctggttagtgtagtggtaacatcacagcctcccatgtgggaggtccttaggcaagacctcctcacgcttaccctgcctacccgacttctaagtcgctttggataaaagtgtctggtAAGTGACTAAAAATTTCTCTGTCTGGATCTGAATCCAGTGACTATTCCCTGTGGATACAACTACTGCATGAACGGCATTAAAACCACTGAGAGGCAACTGTGCTAAACAATACACCACTTTGATGATCTCattctgtgaaatgtgaaatgaataaaatagaatGACTAAATCATTCCTTCCAACAATTTGAAGTATTTAAATGTAGGTCAGAGAAATAACATATAACATCCCCAGCTTTGATTTACAACCTTCAAACTGATGTGAATCATATTAAACTGGAAACTCTTCTCTTTCATGTTACACTGATGCTGAAGTTTGGATACTTAAATATTCCTTTACATGAATATTGTTTTAAGCTGCCAAAAGCCCAGTGAAGACTGAAAACCTGTGCACACATCTTAAGGACACCTTCAACCTACTAATCAGATAAGAGGTTAAAGTGCAGATAGATCTCTGTAGGAAATGGATTTATCTAACTCAAAGTCAACAACAAAGACTGTAAAATGAGTTAAACAGTAACTCTACTGAACCAAAACCTAATGACTCCTCCTGTTTCTTCTCTCCTACATATTAAGTGAAGTGTAAGAGCTGACAGactccattcactgcacaaacacatgttgttgagatcagagctcaaactagtttcacttctaacaaagtgaaactcagacagttgttgacactgagaggtgaaatggcgcagaaaggagttcagctggaccgagaaaccttctcttgttcgatctgtctggatctactgaaggatcctgtgactattccctgtggacacagttactgtatgaactgtattaaaacccactgggatgaagaggatggtaagaaactctacagctgccctcagtgtagacagaccttcacaccgagacctgtgctggttaaaaacaccatgttagcagttttagtggaggagctgaagaagactagactccaagctgctcctgctgatcactgctatgctggacctgaagatgtggcctgtgatgtctgcactgggagaaaactgaaagctctcaagtcctgtcttcaatgtctggtttcatactgtgagaaacacctgCACTCTCATAATTCTGCTGCTccattcagaaaacacaaactggtggagccctccaagaagctccaggagaacatctgctctcgtcacgatgaggtgatgaagatgttctgtcgtactgatcagcagtgtatctgttatctctgctctgtggatcaacataaaggtcacgacacagtctcagctgcagcagaaaggactgagaggcagagagagctggaggggagtcgacaaaaactccagcagagaatccaggacagagagaaagaggtgaagctgcttcaacaggaggtggaggctatcaatcactctgctggtcaaacagtggagcacagtgagaagatcttcactcagctgattggtctcattgacaaaagaaggtctgatgtgaagcagcagatcagatcccagcaggaaactgaagtgagtcgagtcaaagagcttcaggagaagctggagcaggagatcactgagctgaagaggaaagacgctgagctggagcagctctcacacacagaggatcacacccagtttctacacaactacccctcagtgtcagcactcagtcaatctacacactcatccagcatcaatatcCGTCCTCTGAGATTCTTTGAGGATGTGACggcagctgtgtcagagctcagagacaaactacaggacatCCTGAGGGACACATGGACAAATATATcacagacagagactgaagtggatgttttactgtcaaatccagaaccaaagaccagagctggattcttaaaatactcacaagaaatcacactggatccaaacacagcaaacgaATATCTGTTATTAtctgatggaaacagaaaagttacagTAATGATTCAACAACAGTCTTAttctagtcacacagacagattcactaGATGTTGTCAGGTCCTgagtagagagagtctgactggacgttgttactgggaggtgaagtggagagggagaggagttTATGTTGCA
The window above is part of the Anabas testudineus chromosome 17, fAnaTes1.2, whole genome shotgun sequence genome. Proteins encoded here:
- the LOC113172040 gene encoding tripartite motif-containing protein 16-like — translated: MAQKGVQLDRETFSCSICLDLLKDPVTIPCGHSYCMNCIKTHWDEEDGKKLYSCPQCRQTFTPRPVLVKNTMLAVLVEELKKTRLQAAPADHCYAGPEDVACDVCTGRKLKALKSCLQCLVSYCEKHLHSHNSAAPFRKHKLVEPSKKLQENICSRHDEVMKMFCRTDQQCICYLCSVDQHKGHDTVSAAAERTERQRELEGSRQKLQQRIQDREKEVKLLQQEVEAINHSAGQTVEHSEKIFTQLIGLIDKRRSDVKQQIRSQQETEVSRVKELQEKLEQEITELKRKDAELEQLSHTEDHTQFLHNYPSVSALSQSTHSSSINIRPLRFFEDVTAAVSELRDKLQDILRDTWTNISQTETEVDVLLSNPEPKTRAGFLKYSQEITLDPNTANEYLLLSDGNRKVTVMIQQQSYSSHTDRFTRCCQVLSRESLTGRCYWEVKWRGRGVYVAVAYKNISRTGNWNECGFGNNDKSWSLMCLNNSYQFMYNNLQTPVSGPPSSRIGVYLDHRAGVLSFYSVSETMTLLHRVQTTFTQPLYAGLCFQVRRSPSLPDSLTST